From one Deltaproteobacteria bacterium HGW-Deltaproteobacteria-4 genomic stretch:
- a CDS encoding NADH-quinone oxidoreductase subunit J, with protein sequence MEILFFLFVAFVAVGSGIFVVTCKNPVNSAIALVNTFFCLATCYVMLDAPFMAAIQLIVYAGAIMVLIIFVIMLLNIGTVDVVKSSHAVAGGALMAVLIGIQALYMLNRGEVANIDGPMTESALREFGHTELLARSLFTEFLLPFEVTSILLLVAIVGAVVLAKREV encoded by the coding sequence ATGGAGATCCTCTTTTTTCTCTTTGTAGCGTTTGTCGCGGTTGGTTCCGGCATCTTCGTCGTTACCTGTAAAAATCCGGTGAACAGCGCCATTGCTTTGGTGAATACCTTCTTTTGCCTGGCGACCTGCTACGTGATGCTCGATGCCCCGTTTATGGCGGCAATTCAGCTGATTGTTTATGCCGGGGCGATCATGGTTCTGATCATATTCGTCATCATGCTGCTTAATATCGGCACGGTTGATGTCGTCAAAAGCTCCCATGCTGTTGCCGGTGGCGCCCTGATGGCAGTGTTGATCGGTATTCAGGCTCTCTACATGCTGAATCGCGGCGAAGTTGCAAATATTGACGGGCCAATGACAGAGAGTGCCCTTCGCGAATTTGGTCATACCGAGCTTCTCGCCAGATCGCTCTTTACTGAATTCCTACTACCGTTTGAAGTGACTTCTATTCTGCTTTTAGTTGCGATCGTCGGCGCAGTTGTGCTGGCAAAGCGCGAAGTCTAA
- a CDS encoding NADH-quinone oxidoreductase subunit I produces the protein MFKEFAQGLWITFKHMAPKYTTTVEYPAQKLQPSERFRGLHRLVLQHDREKCVGCYLCPTVCPAKCITVETAENEKGEKYPKVYKIDLLRCIFCGYCVEACPVEAIEMTGNYELANYKREDFEFTKERLLK, from the coding sequence ATGTTCAAAGAATTTGCGCAAGGTCTGTGGATCACCTTCAAACATATGGCGCCGAAATACACAACGACGGTTGAGTATCCCGCGCAGAAGTTGCAGCCCTCTGAACGTTTTCGTGGTCTGCACCGCCTTGTGTTGCAGCACGACCGGGAAAAATGCGTCGGCTGCTACCTCTGCCCGACAGTCTGCCCGGCCAAGTGCATCACTGTCGAGACGGCGGAAAATGAAAAAGGTGAGAAATATCCGAAGGTCTACAAAATTGATCTGCTGCGTTGCATCTTTTGCGGTTACTGCGTAGAAGCCTGCCCGGTTGAGGCAATTGAAATGACCGGAAATTACGAGCTTGCCAACTACAAGCGCGAAGATTTTGAATTCACCAAAGAGCGCCTGCTCAAGTAA